From a single Balneolales bacterium ANBcel1 genomic region:
- a CDS encoding sulfatase — translation MNPGKVTFAKSLAITSTVALTAFGHDAGASDRPNIVIIHADDLNNWLEEFDRHPQTITPNFNRLMEAGVNFTNAHANSPLSGPSRASMLTGLYAHTTGLFGYNQQNNHWREFDKLSDAVTMMEHFYDNGYSVYGTGKVFHNGHEDWSVWRGDDPIGHFGYESSFGPFAWDGSYDRGDWDHALGLPHPDVLEVDINEHPEYRGHWGQSFGPLSDIPSYPPNPETGAPGFDGWILYGEPWHYEDDDNRDLMPDELNAKYAATVLEQDHDDPFFLFVGLNRPHTPFHAPKKYFDMYPLEDLKLPNVKENVLDDVPDMLWNPCQTAHCNGYNAFERIINHPKPDMWLKTVQAYLASVTFVDDVVGDIMESIMESRYADNTVVIITSDHGLHLGEKEYLRSKMTVWEESSHIPFIVWSSDLDHPGARINHPVSLIDLYPTIIDIAGLPKEPNASGNGLPLEGHSLLPFIENPDFDAWDGPDFALMSIPSGEFLELNEPGIPARQFHSIRTERYRYSLMPNGEQELYDHENDPFEWTNLARVEGHEELLREFRIKLLDFINPERN, via the coding sequence ATGAATCCTGGAAAAGTGACATTCGCAAAATCACTTGCGATAACAAGTACTGTGGCACTGACCGCCTTTGGCCATGACGCCGGAGCATCGGACCGGCCCAATATTGTCATCATCCACGCAGATGATTTGAACAACTGGCTGGAAGAATTTGACAGGCATCCACAAACCATCACCCCGAATTTCAACCGGCTGATGGAAGCGGGGGTTAACTTCACCAATGCTCATGCAAACAGCCCGTTATCCGGGCCCAGTCGCGCCAGTATGCTCACCGGTCTGTATGCCCATACAACCGGACTCTTCGGGTACAACCAGCAGAATAACCATTGGCGGGAATTTGACAAGCTAAGCGATGCCGTCACCATGATGGAGCATTTTTATGATAACGGATATAGTGTCTATGGAACAGGAAAAGTGTTCCATAACGGACATGAGGATTGGAGTGTCTGGCGTGGTGACGATCCGATAGGACATTTCGGGTACGAATCCAGCTTCGGCCCGTTTGCATGGGATGGCAGCTATGACAGAGGTGACTGGGATCATGCGCTTGGGCTGCCCCATCCCGATGTCCTTGAGGTCGATATTAATGAACATCCGGAATACCGGGGGCATTGGGGTCAGAGCTTCGGTCCTCTTTCTGATATCCCATCCTATCCCCCCAACCCGGAAACCGGAGCCCCCGGTTTTGACGGCTGGATTTTGTACGGGGAACCATGGCATTACGAGGATGATGACAATCGGGACCTGATGCCGGATGAGCTGAATGCGAAATATGCGGCGACCGTCCTGGAGCAGGATCATGATGATCCGTTTTTCCTTTTTGTCGGACTGAACAGGCCTCATACTCCCTTTCACGCCCCGAAAAAATACTTTGACATGTATCCGTTGGAAGATCTGAAGCTGCCCAATGTAAAAGAGAATGTTCTTGATGATGTGCCCGATATGCTCTGGAATCCCTGTCAGACGGCACACTGCAACGGGTACAATGCGTTCGAGAGAATTATCAATCATCCCAAACCCGATATGTGGCTCAAAACGGTGCAGGCCTACCTTGCCAGTGTCACTTTTGTGGATGATGTCGTAGGTGACATCATGGAGTCAATCATGGAGAGCCGCTATGCCGATAACACGGTGGTGATTATTACGAGCGACCACGGTCTGCATCTGGGAGAAAAGGAGTACCTCAGAAGTAAAATGACCGTCTGGGAGGAATCCTCGCACATTCCGTTTATTGTCTGGTCCTCGGATCTTGATCATCCGGGAGCACGTATCAACCATCCGGTATCCCTGATCGACCTGTATCCTACCATCATTGATATCGCCGGACTTCCCAAGGAGCCGAATGCTTCAGGTAACGGACTGCCGCTTGAAGGACACAGTCTGCTTCCTTTCATTGAGAACCCGGATTTTGATGCCTGGGATGGGCCTGACTTTGCCCTGATGTCGATACCAAGCGGTGAGTTCCTTGAACTTAATGAGCCCGGAATACCCGCCAGGCAGTTTCACTCCATACGAACTGAACGATACCGCTATTCACTTATGCCCAATGGTGAACAGGAACTCTATGACCATGAAAATGATCCTTTTGAATGGACCAATCTTGCCCGTGTTGAAGGGCACGAGGAGCTGCTCCGCGAATTCAGAATCAAGCTCCTGGATTTCATCAACCCGGAAAGAAATTGA
- a CDS encoding anaerobic sulfatase maturase: MRSHDDPFHIISKPIGAICNLDCEYCYYLEKEDLYPGTRSFKMTEEVLDSYTRQYIYAQPADAQEVNFTWQGGEPTLMGLPFFRKALALQKKYARAGMRITNSFQTNGTTLNEDWAQFFRDNEFLVGISIDGPEDLHDEFRPDKRGYGSFHEVMDGLELLKKHGVLFNTLTCIQSSNSSYPVKIYRFLKEIGSTHMQFIPIVEPEPGGGVSYRSVRAKKYGSFLSGVFNEWLKRKDVGRIFVQDFDVALSILAGYPSPICIHAETCGHAMAIEHNGDLYSCDHFVFPEYKLGNIMDQKAKAMHESARQQQFGLDKKEKLPAFCRQCDYLEVCNGGCPKDRIINTPDGEPGLNYLCEGYKRFYAHSYPVFKKMVRCLELGYPPSDYKKV, from the coding sequence ATGCGGTCTCATGACGACCCTTTTCATATCATTTCAAAGCCGATTGGCGCTATCTGCAATCTCGATTGCGAATATTGCTACTATTTGGAGAAGGAGGATCTGTATCCGGGAACCCGGTCATTTAAAATGACCGAAGAGGTGCTGGATTCGTACACTCGACAGTATATCTATGCACAACCCGCCGATGCGCAGGAAGTAAACTTCACCTGGCAGGGCGGTGAGCCCACCTTGATGGGATTGCCGTTTTTCAGGAAGGCGCTGGCCCTGCAAAAAAAATACGCGCGTGCCGGCATGCGGATTACCAACTCCTTTCAGACCAACGGTACCACACTCAATGAAGACTGGGCGCAGTTTTTCCGGGACAATGAGTTCCTGGTGGGTATCAGCATTGACGGTCCGGAGGATCTTCACGACGAATTTCGTCCGGACAAGAGAGGCTACGGCTCGTTCCACGAGGTAATGGATGGACTGGAGCTGCTCAAAAAGCACGGGGTGCTTTTTAATACCTTGACCTGCATTCAGTCATCCAACTCATCCTATCCGGTAAAGATATATCGATTTCTGAAAGAAATTGGCTCAACGCATATGCAGTTTATTCCCATAGTTGAGCCGGAGCCCGGTGGAGGAGTCAGCTATCGCAGCGTACGCGCAAAGAAATACGGCTCGTTTCTCTCCGGCGTATTCAACGAATGGCTCAAGCGAAAAGATGTGGGCAGGATATTTGTCCAGGATTTTGATGTCGCACTTAGTATTCTTGCCGGCTATCCGTCACCGATTTGTATTCATGCGGAAACCTGCGGCCATGCCATGGCTATCGAGCACAACGGTGACCTCTACAGCTGTGACCATTTTGTTTTCCCGGAGTACAAGCTGGGAAATATCATGGATCAGAAGGCCAAAGCCATGCATGAAAGTGCCCGGCAGCAGCAGTTTGGCCTGGATAAAAAAGAGAAGCTCCCGGCTTTCTGCAGGCAGTGTGACTATCTGGAGGTGTGCAACGGCGGATGCCCCAAAGACCGAATCATCAATACACCCGATGGTGAGCCCGGCCTGAATTACCTTTGTGAGGGGTATAAACGATTTTATGCGCACTCCTATCCGGTTTTTAAAAAAATGGTACGATGCCTGGAGCTTGGGTATCCGCCCAGTGACTACAAAAAGGTATGA
- a CDS encoding YCF48-related protein, whose amino-acid sequence MKNKYTCTGIVIFFFINLLPDVHAQLPGSWEWQNPSPHGNQINAITFYNNDLGWAATDGGIIMRTEDGGTTWEVYHTGSTNPVNAIIFVDEQTGWAGGLAGEILHTTDGGVTWEHQASMANGGVRDFHFIDEQTGWAVGSNNSIYTTGDAGQTWTAFEGIDVDVSGFARVSYLSVSFDGAGNGIMVARISGNNNLIFHTHDGGDTWVDSFSIDTYYGVQFVAEETAYIAGVDGLVRKTTDAGENWTTRSLEETPTLWDLHFIDEQTGWVTGSSGNVMKTTDGGETWTDQRPDDNRETNRAVFALDSDRVWTGGGLGHLMHSGDGGESWSNYASYDVIPPSNVFAIHFSGEHTGWMSSDSGSSWSPSHHFFSTNDGGETWQELELELDFRINSISFATVDYGWIAGRNGGILHTGDGGETWQEQDSGTEEHLNAIYFHDTQTGWAVGDNSIVLHTRDGGGTWEEQSAGDTDDLNDITFVSDQTGWLVGDDGIIRKTTDGGETWEFSNSDTGLDLNAVDFIDESNGLAVGRSGIVLRTSDGGSSWVNRRNPNVRIFHDLQLIDDQRAWAVDADGRILYTDDLADSWRWAPTRSDGALYTLFITESGEGWAAGRDGAVLRNTDAKSIPTSAIVEERTVPEGIGLRQNYPNPFNPATNITFELDQRADVSLRVYDITGRLVSELASGRYGQGVHTVSFDAAHLSSGVYIYQLRADGTTYSRMMTLVK is encoded by the coding sequence ATGGCGGCATCATCATGAGAACCGAAGACGGAGGTACCACCTGGGAAGTATACCATACCGGTTCGACCAACCCGGTAAACGCCATTATTTTTGTGGATGAGCAGACGGGCTGGGCCGGTGGCCTTGCCGGAGAAATCCTGCATACCACCGACGGCGGCGTCACATGGGAGCATCAGGCATCCATGGCCAATGGCGGGGTGAGAGACTTCCATTTTATCGACGAACAGACAGGCTGGGCCGTGGGAAGCAATAACAGCATTTATACCACCGGCGACGCGGGCCAGACATGGACGGCCTTTGAAGGAATTGATGTTGATGTGAGTGGTTTTGCGCGAGTTTCCTATCTCTCGGTCAGTTTTGACGGAGCCGGCAACGGCATTATGGTTGCACGTATCAGTGGAAATAACAACCTCATATTCCATACCCATGACGGTGGTGATACCTGGGTGGATTCCTTTAGTATAGATACGTACTACGGTGTGCAATTTGTAGCTGAAGAAACCGCCTATATTGCCGGCGTTGACGGTCTGGTTCGTAAAACGACCGATGCCGGTGAAAACTGGACAACCCGGAGTCTGGAAGAGACACCGACACTTTGGGATTTGCACTTCATCGATGAACAGACCGGCTGGGTGACCGGATCCAGTGGAAACGTTATGAAGACGACCGACGGAGGGGAGACCTGGACCGATCAACGACCGGATGACAACCGGGAAACCAATCGTGCTGTTTTTGCACTGGACAGCGACCGGGTCTGGACCGGCGGCGGCCTGGGGCACCTCATGCACTCGGGAGATGGCGGTGAATCCTGGAGTAATTATGCGTCTTATGATGTCATTCCTCCATCCAATGTGTTCGCGATCCATTTTTCAGGTGAACATACCGGGTGGATGAGTTCCGATAGTGGATCATCATGGAGCCCGTCCCATCATTTTTTTTCAACAAACGATGGCGGTGAGACCTGGCAGGAACTGGAACTGGAGCTGGATTTCAGGATCAACAGCATAAGCTTTGCCACGGTTGATTATGGCTGGATCGCCGGCAGGAACGGAGGCATTTTGCACACCGGCGATGGCGGCGAAACCTGGCAGGAACAGGACAGCGGCACCGAGGAGCATTTGAATGCGATCTACTTCCATGATACGCAAACCGGCTGGGCTGTAGGAGATAACAGCATCGTGCTTCACACCCGGGATGGTGGCGGCACATGGGAGGAACAGTCGGCCGGAGATACCGATGATTTGAACGATATCACGTTTGTCTCCGATCAAACCGGTTGGCTGGTTGGAGATGACGGAATTATCAGAAAAACGACCGACGGAGGCGAAACATGGGAGTTTTCAAATTCCGATACCGGACTGGATTTGAATGCGGTTGATTTCATCGATGAGAGCAATGGCCTGGCTGTTGGCAGAAGCGGAATCGTTCTCAGAACATCGGACGGAGGTTCAAGCTGGGTCAATCGAAGAAATCCCAATGTGCGCATTTTCCATGACCTGCAGCTGATTGACGATCAAAGGGCATGGGCCGTTGACGCGGATGGCCGTATCCTCTATACCGATGATCTGGCCGATAGCTGGCGATGGGCGCCAACCCGGTCAGATGGTGCGCTCTACACTCTGTTTATCACCGAGTCCGGCGAAGGTTGGGCTGCCGGCCGTGATGGAGCCGTACTTCGGAATACGGATGCAAAATCAATCCCGACATCGGCAATCGTCGAAGAGCGAACCGTTCCTGAGGGAATCGGCTTGCGGCAAAACTACCCCAATCCGTTCAATCCGGCGACCAATATTACATTTGAGTTGGATCAGAGAGCAGATGTTTCACTGAGGGTATATGATATTACCGGCAGACTGGTTTCCGAGCTTGCGAGCGGCCGATACGGCCAGGGGGTGCATACCGTTTCGTTTGACGCGGCTCACCTTTCCAGCGGGGTCTACATCTATCAGCTTCGCGCCGATGGAACGACGTACTCACGGATGATGACCCTTGTAAAATAG
- a CDS encoding sulfatase-like hydrolase/transferase, producing MKNSASSHKNMIGFACMALAGTATMGSANSVEASDAHDRSDLPNILWITTEDIGPLLSVYGTPGIHTPNIDRLAEDGIRYNHAYTTSGVCAPSRSSIITAMHQVSIGTHNMRTGSHYLYRSAEEETYETYQGVYDVTGRNVPEYSAVIPPYVRPFTEYLREVGYYTTNADKMDYQFSGPVTAWDESSPEAHYSNAPEGRPFFSIINHHVTHESRMWMKKDDPLLTHPDTVPIPDYFPDISVVREAQARNFSNIMELDEQVGEIIDQLKEEGIYDETVIFFWSDHGGPLLREKRAVGNTGLHVPLIVKLPHGEKAGTEVDDLVSLMDLGPTVMSLAGIPAPDHLHGRAFLGPYVTETPHPYIFGAADRFDTANDMSRSVLDGRFVYIRNFRPELPLIYRIAYREQIEMTRVLIEMNRLGKLEGDAAYIFMPTKPLEELYDLKYDPYEVNNVAEKPEYAEKLEELRGALADWQLEAGDMGFIPERDLVKMMWPGLIQPETKPVQFSHSGDKVTLRSPTEGARIAYQLGDRIDGDHWELYHKPVSLSAGETIQAKAVRIGYRPAERVRFSAP from the coding sequence ATGAAAAACAGCGCTTCATCCCACAAGAACATGATTGGATTTGCTTGCATGGCTCTGGCCGGAACCGCAACCATGGGATCAGCAAATTCTGTTGAAGCTTCGGATGCGCACGACAGGTCCGACCTTCCCAACATCCTGTGGATCACAACGGAGGATATCGGTCCGCTGCTCAGTGTCTACGGCACTCCGGGCATCCACACACCCAATATCGACAGGCTTGCGGAAGACGGTATCCGCTATAACCACGCCTACACCACCTCCGGTGTCTGTGCGCCAAGCCGGAGCTCGATCATTACGGCTATGCACCAGGTAAGCATCGGCACGCACAACATGCGTACCGGCTCCCACTACCTTTACCGTTCCGCCGAGGAGGAGACCTACGAAACCTATCAGGGTGTGTATGATGTGACCGGCCGAAATGTGCCCGAGTATTCGGCGGTCATACCCCCGTATGTGCGGCCCTTTACGGAATATCTCAGGGAGGTAGGTTACTATACAACCAACGCCGATAAAATGGACTATCAGTTCAGCGGACCGGTTACGGCCTGGGATGAATCCAGCCCGGAGGCCCACTACAGCAACGCGCCGGAGGGCAGGCCGTTCTTTTCAATAATCAACCATCATGTGACCCATGAATCGCGGATGTGGATGAAGAAGGATGATCCACTGCTGACCCATCCCGACACGGTTCCAATTCCGGACTATTTCCCCGACATCTCTGTGGTGAGAGAAGCACAGGCCAGAAACTTTTCCAATATCATGGAACTGGACGAGCAGGTTGGTGAGATCATCGATCAGCTTAAGGAGGAAGGGATATATGACGAAACGGTGATCTTTTTCTGGAGCGATCATGGCGGACCGTTGCTGCGCGAGAAGAGAGCGGTCGGCAACACCGGATTGCACGTGCCGCTCATCGTCAAACTTCCGCATGGCGAAAAAGCCGGAACCGAGGTGGATGATCTGGTGTCGCTGATGGACCTGGGCCCGACGGTGATGTCCCTTGCAGGCATACCCGCACCCGACCATCTGCACGGCAGAGCATTCCTGGGGCCGTATGTAACCGAAACTCCGCATCCTTACATATTTGGGGCGGCTGACCGGTTTGATACCGCCAATGACATGAGCCGCTCGGTCCTGGACGGCCGTTTTGTCTATATCCGAAATTTCCGTCCCGAACTCCCGCTGATTTATCGCATCGCCTATCGGGAACAGATCGAAATGACCCGCGTGCTCATAGAAATGAACCGTTTGGGCAAACTTGAAGGCGATGCCGCTTATATTTTTATGCCCACCAAACCCCTGGAGGAACTGTATGATCTGAAGTACGATCCGTATGAAGTCAACAACGTGGCCGAAAAACCGGAATATGCTGAAAAGCTGGAAGAGCTGCGCGGTGCGCTGGCTGACTGGCAGCTCGAAGCAGGTGATATGGGGTTCATACCGGAACGCGACCTCGTCAAAATGATGTGGCCGGGCCTGATTCAGCCGGAAACGAAACCGGTCCAATTTTCCCATAGTGGCGACAAAGTTACGCTTCGTTCACCCACCGAAGGTGCGCGCATCGCCTATCAGCTTGGCGACCGCATTGACGGTGACCACTGGGAACTGTATCACAAGCCGGTATCGCTCTCCGCCGGGGAAACCATTCAGGCCAAGGCGGTACGAATCGGATACCGTCCTGCAGAGCGCGTGCGCTTCTCGGCACCCTGA
- a CDS encoding sulfatase, which yields MYKLSITGFLSRIVFALMAWFMFVGSTVKEQMNILFISVDDLKPKLNVYGHDFIHSPHMDRLANTGILFTHAYCQQAISAPSRASLLTGLRPDSTRVYDLNTDVRETVPDVVTIPQYFKDHGYATRGWGKLQHYPGRGREHDLRTDGSGESYAWTEGWAKGGHKDYANQDNIDYMAMRERWAEEIGLKGLERYIFTRGPSVEVADVPDTSYSDGHMTMELIDALKEKSETGDPFFYAIGYIRPHLPFSAPREYWELYDRDELSLPGFMEMPEGAPDFAFQDSWELRNYPDIPERGEPIPMEKQLELLHGYYASVSFVDAQIGYILDALEETGLADNTAIVLFGDHGYHLGDHGMWCKHTNFEQANHSALIFRHPELFSGTVVSQPVELLDIFPTLVDFTGMDMPEMMQGQSFVPIMENPETEWKPYALSQYPRNIQGDPNGMGYSIRTERYRYTEWVVNPEWDGTNYAHPAPGNEVVARELYDYELDYDETRNFVDDPDYADVVEKMRNLMYKQAAP from the coding sequence ATGTATAAATTAAGTATTACAGGTTTTCTGTCACGTATTGTTTTTGCTCTGATGGCCTGGTTCATGTTCGTTGGCAGCACGGTCAAAGAACAGATGAATATTCTCTTTATCTCTGTGGATGACCTGAAGCCAAAACTCAATGTGTATGGCCATGACTTCATCCACTCTCCCCATATGGATCGCCTGGCCAACACGGGCATTCTGTTCACACACGCCTACTGCCAGCAAGCCATCTCGGCTCCATCGCGTGCCAGTTTGCTTACCGGATTGCGACCGGACTCGACTCGTGTCTATGACCTGAATACCGATGTCAGGGAAACGGTTCCCGATGTGGTGACCATCCCGCAGTATTTCAAGGATCACGGTTATGCTACCAGGGGATGGGGAAAACTGCAGCACTATCCTGGTCGGGGCAGGGAACATGACCTGCGTACGGACGGTAGCGGTGAATCGTATGCCTGGACGGAGGGATGGGCCAAAGGCGGACACAAAGACTACGCCAATCAGGATAATATCGATTACATGGCCATGCGTGAGAGGTGGGCGGAAGAAATCGGCCTGAAAGGTCTGGAACGCTACATATTCACCCGGGGGCCATCCGTTGAGGTTGCCGATGTGCCGGACACCTCCTACTCCGACGGGCATATGACCATGGAGCTCATTGATGCGCTAAAGGAGAAATCGGAGACCGGCGACCCGTTTTTCTACGCTATAGGCTATATTCGTCCACATCTGCCATTTTCCGCCCCAAGAGAATACTGGGAACTGTACGACCGGGACGAACTCTCGCTTCCCGGGTTTATGGAAATGCCGGAGGGCGCCCCGGATTTTGCTTTTCAGGACTCCTGGGAGCTGCGCAACTACCCCGACATACCGGAAAGAGGCGAGCCCATCCCCATGGAAAAGCAACTGGAACTGTTGCATGGCTATTACGCTTCCGTGAGTTTTGTGGATGCGCAGATTGGTTACATCCTGGATGCGTTGGAAGAAACGGGACTTGCTGACAATACGGCCATAGTACTGTTCGGCGATCACGGCTATCACCTGGGGGATCACGGCATGTGGTGCAAGCACACCAACTTTGAACAGGCCAATCACAGCGCTCTGATCTTCAGGCATCCGGAGCTGTTTTCCGGTACGGTAGTCAGTCAGCCGGTTGAACTGCTCGACATTTTCCCCACGCTTGTGGACTTCACCGGAATGGATATGCCCGAGATGATGCAGGGGCAGAGTTTTGTTCCCATCATGGAAAACCCGGAAACTGAGTGGAAGCCGTACGCGCTCAGTCAGTACCCCCGCAACATCCAGGGAGATCCTAACGGCATGGGCTATTCCATACGTACCGAGCGATACCGCTATACGGAGTGGGTCGTGAATCCGGAATGGGACGGCACCAACTATGCGCATCCGGCACCGGGCAACGAAGTAGTGGCCCGGGAGCTGTATGACTACGAGCTGGATTATGACGAGACCCGCAACTTCGTAGATGATCCCGATTATGCCGATGTGGTGGAGAAGATGCGTAATCTGATGTATAAACAAGCAGCACCGTAG